The Mycolicibacterium hassiacum DSM 44199 genome includes a window with the following:
- a CDS encoding MCE family protein: MPSRKLRIITAIALSLLLIAGIAVQARFIATQGRTHITAYFDNTNGLYEGDEVRILGVPVGRIVRIEPEPERAKVTFWVNRRYRVPADASAVIVAPQLVTARAIELTPVYTGGPEMRSGTVLGQDRTVVPLEWDDLRQQLEKLTAALQPTEPGGVSSLGAFVQTAAANLRGQGADIRATIKKMSQAFSILGDHSNDIMTSVKNLSVVVSALHDSSTLLRQLNDNLAAVTAALASSPDAIATAIAEMNAVVDDATAFIRDNRDALGEAADRLTSITNAVQESIDDVEQSLHLFPNTLQNFINIYQPAQQGITGALTMQNFANPISFLCGAIQAASRLNSEHSAKLCVQYLAPIIKNRQWNFPPLGANYIVGATARPNEITYSEDWLRPDYRPVPPGQTAPAEPAAQPEPGAPPAPTAAAAPQSGEQPASLQNMMLPGGGS; this comes from the coding sequence ATGCCTTCCCGAAAACTGCGCATCATCACCGCCATTGCGTTGAGCCTGCTGCTCATCGCCGGCATCGCGGTGCAGGCGCGGTTCATCGCCACGCAGGGCCGCACGCACATCACCGCCTACTTCGACAACACCAACGGGCTCTACGAAGGCGACGAGGTCCGCATCCTCGGCGTGCCCGTCGGCCGCATCGTGCGCATCGAACCCGAGCCGGAGCGGGCGAAGGTGACGTTCTGGGTGAATCGCAGGTACCGCGTCCCGGCGGACGCCAGCGCGGTCATCGTCGCACCTCAACTGGTGACCGCCCGCGCCATCGAGCTCACCCCCGTCTACACCGGTGGGCCCGAGATGCGAAGCGGCACCGTTCTCGGTCAGGACCGCACCGTGGTTCCGTTGGAATGGGACGATCTTCGTCAACAGTTGGAGAAGCTCACCGCCGCGCTCCAACCCACCGAACCCGGCGGGGTCAGCTCGCTCGGCGCCTTCGTCCAGACCGCGGCCGCCAACCTGCGCGGCCAGGGTGCCGATATCCGCGCCACGATCAAGAAGATGTCCCAGGCGTTTTCGATCCTCGGTGACCACAGCAACGACATCATGACGTCGGTCAAGAACCTCTCGGTCGTGGTGTCGGCGCTGCACGACAGTTCGACGTTGCTGCGCCAACTCAACGACAACCTCGCCGCGGTGACCGCAGCGCTGGCGTCGTCCCCCGATGCGATAGCGACCGCGATCGCGGAGATGAATGCGGTGGTCGATGACGCCACGGCATTCATCCGGGACAATCGCGACGCCCTCGGCGAGGCAGCAGACCGGCTGACCTCCATCACCAACGCGGTGCAAGAAAGCATCGACGATGTCGAACAGTCGTTGCACCTGTTCCCGAACACCCTGCAGAACTTCATCAACATCTATCAGCCGGCCCAACAGGGCATCACCGGTGCGCTTACGATGCAGAACTTCGCGAACCCGATCTCGTTCCTCTGCGGAGCAATTCAGGCCGCATCCCGACTGAACAGCGAACACTCGGCCAAACTGTGCGTCCAGTATCTGGCACCGATCATCAAGAACCGGCAGTGGAACTTCCCGCCGCTGGGCGCCAACTACATAGTCGGCGCCACTGCCCGGCCCAACGAGATCACTTACTCGGAGGACTGGCTGAGGCCCGACTACCGCCCGGTTCCGCCGGGGCAGACAGCACCCGCCGAACCGGCCGCACAACCTGAGCCGGGTGCTCCCCCTGCACCGACGGCCGCCGCTGCGCCGCAATCCGGCGAGCAGCCTGCCTCACTGCAG
- a CDS encoding MCE family protein — protein sequence MRSFSERNLFVIGVLGSVALVAVAVLALNYKSLLFLGATKRYSAAFAEAGGLQEGAPVQVAGHRVGEVSSVDLDGTRVLVKFEVDKNVRLGDRTEAQIRTKSLLGAKVLEITPRGEGELTETIPVERTRTPYQLPDALGDLSATIDRLDTTAVSESLATLATTFKDTPPELRLAVQGVGRFGQTLNERDSALRRLLANANKATGVLSERADRIAALVAHSNALLAELRSESDALQQVSANLTDLARQLQGFIDDNRAQLRPTLDRLNTALKLVDERKAGLQQAIKYLNQYAMSLGESVASGPFFKAYIANLLPGQFIQPFIDAAFSDLGLDPNTLLPSQRTDPQIGQRATPPLPVDMPRTGQGGDPRLSVPEAITGNPGDRVCGSPDAPLPGPGCYPHREPPPAPTPGGPPPGPPAPPVGYPPAAPSDPSETGAS from the coding sequence ATGAGGTCTTTCTCGGAGCGGAATCTGTTCGTCATCGGCGTGCTCGGCAGCGTCGCGCTGGTTGCTGTCGCAGTGCTCGCCCTCAACTACAAATCGCTGCTGTTCCTCGGCGCGACGAAACGCTACTCCGCCGCCTTCGCCGAGGCCGGAGGTCTGCAAGAAGGCGCCCCGGTGCAGGTGGCCGGTCACCGAGTCGGCGAGGTGTCGTCGGTCGACCTGGACGGAACCCGTGTCCTGGTCAAATTCGAGGTCGACAAGAACGTGCGGCTCGGCGACCGGACAGAGGCACAGATCAGGACCAAGAGCCTGCTCGGCGCGAAGGTTCTGGAGATCACGCCGCGCGGCGAGGGCGAGCTGACCGAGACCATTCCCGTCGAACGCACGCGGACGCCGTACCAATTGCCCGATGCACTGGGTGACCTGTCGGCTACCATCGACCGGCTCGACACCACGGCGGTGTCGGAGTCGCTGGCCACCCTCGCCACCACGTTCAAAGACACCCCGCCCGAGTTGCGGCTCGCGGTACAGGGTGTGGGCCGGTTCGGGCAGACCCTCAACGAGCGTGATAGCGCGCTGCGTCGGCTACTTGCCAACGCCAACAAAGCGACCGGCGTGTTGTCCGAGCGTGCTGACCGCATCGCCGCCCTGGTCGCCCACAGCAATGCCTTGCTCGCAGAGCTGCGGTCCGAATCCGATGCACTGCAGCAGGTCTCGGCCAACCTGACCGACCTGGCGCGCCAACTCCAGGGATTCATCGACGACAACCGGGCCCAGCTGCGACCGACCCTGGACCGGCTCAACACCGCACTGAAGCTGGTCGATGAGCGCAAGGCCGGTCTGCAGCAGGCGATCAAGTACCTCAATCAGTACGCCATGTCACTTGGCGAGTCGGTGGCTTCCGGCCCGTTCTTCAAGGCCTACATCGCCAATCTGCTGCCGGGTCAGTTTATTCAGCCGTTCATCGATGCAGCCTTCTCCGATCTCGGCCTCGACCCCAACACGCTGCTGCCGTCACAGCGCACCGATCCGCAGATCGGCCAGCGGGCGACGCCGCCACTTCCGGTGGACATGCCGCGCACCGGGCAGGGTGGAGACCCGCGGCTTTCGGTCCCGGAGGCGATCACGGGCAATCCCGGCGACCGGGTCTGCGGTTCGCCCGATGCCCCGCTGCCCGGGCCCGGCTGCTATCCGCATCGGGAGCCGCCGCCCGCCCCGACGCCGGGTGGCCCACCGCCGGGCCCACCCGCCCCGCCGGTCGGCTATCCGCCCGCAGCCCCGTCGGACCCATCGGAAACCGGAGCTTCCTGA
- a CDS encoding MCE family protein, which translates to MSGNLRRATIGFTIFLVACLIGTFALLAVFSQFRFSREQIYRAEFTDVSGLTEGDFVRIGGVEVGKVKGISITDEGLAVVEFGVDPGVVLTTATKAAVRWENPIGDRYLTLSEGVGDTRPLTPGDTIPASHTEPALDLDTLFGGFRPLFRALDPDQVNLLSAELIGALQGQGATIASFLNHAAAVTNALADRDELIGAVIENLNQMLDTFGTENRRFGTAVDKLSELVDGLAARRADIAKAVAHANAAAASVAGLLAEGRQPSKNMLNETNRVATIIHDDREWMDNYLATVPQSYKILSRLGIMGDFFTFYLCDLFLKVNGKGGQPVYIKLAGQDTGRCEPK; encoded by the coding sequence TTGAGTGGCAACCTGCGTCGCGCGACGATCGGCTTCACGATCTTTCTCGTCGCGTGCCTGATCGGGACATTCGCGCTGCTCGCGGTGTTCTCCCAGTTCCGCTTCTCACGGGAGCAGATCTACCGCGCGGAGTTCACCGATGTGAGCGGATTGACCGAAGGCGACTTCGTCCGCATCGGCGGCGTCGAGGTCGGCAAGGTCAAGGGCATCTCGATCACCGACGAAGGACTGGCGGTGGTCGAGTTCGGGGTCGATCCCGGCGTCGTCCTCACCACCGCGACCAAGGCCGCAGTGCGCTGGGAGAACCCGATCGGCGACCGCTATCTCACCCTGTCCGAAGGAGTGGGCGACACTCGGCCGCTCACGCCGGGAGACACCATCCCGGCTTCGCACACCGAACCCGCATTGGACCTCGACACCCTGTTCGGCGGGTTCCGGCCGCTGTTCCGCGCCCTCGACCCCGATCAGGTGAACCTGTTGTCGGCCGAACTCATCGGTGCGCTGCAGGGTCAGGGCGCCACCATCGCTTCGTTTCTAAACCATGCGGCTGCCGTCACCAACGCTCTCGCCGACCGGGATGAGTTGATCGGAGCGGTGATCGAGAACCTCAACCAGATGCTCGACACCTTCGGTACGGAGAACCGGCGGTTCGGCACCGCCGTCGACAAGTTGTCCGAACTTGTCGACGGATTGGCCGCGCGCCGCGCCGATATCGCCAAGGCCGTTGCCCACGCGAACGCCGCAGCCGCATCGGTCGCCGGTCTGCTCGCCGAGGGCAGGCAGCCATCCAAGAACATGCTGAACGAGACGAACCGGGTGGCGACGATCATCCACGACGACCGGGAGTGGATGGACAACTACCTCGCCACAGTGCCGCAGTCCTACAAGATCCTCAGCCGGCTGGGGATCATGGGCGACTTCTTCACCTTCTATCTGTGTGACCTATTCCTGAAGGTCAACGGCAAAGGCGGACAACCGGTTTACATCAAACTGGCCGGTCAGGACACGGGACGATGCGAGCCCAAATGA
- a CDS encoding MCE family protein has protein sequence MRNTPLSEQIHPLCWAVALFAVIGGMVGLCSAAFAGTFRDYVPVTLVSDRTGLVMESGAKVKMRGVQVGRVAGIDGGAQSATLRLEIFPDQRHRIPANVEAEIKATTVFGAKYVDLIYPRNPSPEPISNGAVLRSRNVTSEVNTVFDSLVGILKQIDVAKLNTVLTAVADGVRGKGQRMGEATTAANEVLRAVNSRVDTITADIRSFKGFSDSYSDAARDIIDILDSATTTAKTIIDRSNDLDRLLLNVAGFANSGTTVLAGNTDTIAGAINVLEPTTALLLKYNPSYTCTIQGAKIFLDTAGNEWFGGNGRTVYLDAGIAFGDDLYKYPDHLPIVAAKGGPGGKPGCGSLPDVAKNFPVRQLITNTGWGRGIDWRPNPGIAQTCAVDFFPVTRAVPEPPHIGTCMPGPAPGPPPPYPGGPPYGAPWYGPDGTPLYPGVPDIPPGTAAAKVGAQLNPPTP, from the coding sequence ATGCGCAACACACCCTTAAGTGAGCAGATCCACCCATTATGCTGGGCCGTAGCACTTTTCGCGGTGATCGGAGGCATGGTCGGGCTGTGCTCAGCCGCTTTCGCCGGAACGTTCCGCGACTATGTGCCGGTCACCCTGGTCTCCGATCGCACCGGACTGGTCATGGAGTCGGGTGCGAAGGTCAAGATGCGCGGTGTCCAGGTGGGCCGGGTCGCCGGGATCGACGGTGGGGCGCAGAGCGCCACTCTGCGGCTGGAGATCTTTCCCGACCAGCGCCACCGAATCCCCGCCAACGTCGAGGCCGAGATCAAGGCCACGACGGTGTTCGGCGCCAAGTACGTGGACCTCATCTATCCGCGCAATCCCAGCCCGGAGCCGATCAGCAACGGCGCGGTGCTGCGCTCACGCAATGTCACCAGCGAGGTCAACACGGTGTTCGACAGCCTGGTGGGCATCCTCAAGCAGATCGATGTCGCCAAGCTCAACACGGTGCTGACGGCCGTGGCCGACGGCGTGCGCGGCAAGGGACAGCGGATGGGTGAGGCGACCACCGCCGCCAACGAGGTCCTGCGCGCGGTCAACTCACGGGTCGACACCATCACCGCAGATATCCGTTCCTTCAAAGGATTCAGCGACTCCTACAGCGATGCAGCCCGGGACATCATCGATATCCTGGACTCGGCGACCACCACCGCCAAGACCATCATCGACCGGTCGAACGACCTCGATCGACTGTTGCTGAACGTGGCGGGATTCGCCAACAGCGGCACCACCGTGCTCGCCGGCAACACGGACACCATCGCCGGAGCGATCAACGTGCTCGAGCCGACGACGGCGCTGCTGCTGAAATACAACCCGTCCTACACCTGCACGATCCAGGGCGCGAAGATCTTCCTCGACACCGCCGGCAACGAGTGGTTCGGCGGAAACGGCCGCACGGTCTATCTCGATGCCGGCATCGCGTTCGGCGACGACCTCTACAAGTACCCCGACCATCTGCCGATCGTGGCGGCCAAAGGCGGGCCCGGCGGCAAGCCGGGGTGCGGCTCGCTCCCGGATGTCGCGAAGAACTTCCCGGTTCGCCAACTGATCACCAACACCGGATGGGGTCGCGGTATCGACTGGCGGCCGAACCCCGGCATCGCCCAGACCTGCGCTGTCGACTTCTTCCCGGTGACGCGGGCGGTCCCCGAGCCACCGCACATCGGCACCTGTATGCCCGGCCCTGCTCCCGGCCCGCCTCCCCCGTATCCGGGCGGCCCGCCGTACGGGGCCCCGTGGTACGGGCCAGACGGCACCCCGCTCTATCCGGGAGTACCCGACATCCCGCCCGGGACTGCCGCCGCCAAGGTTGGTGCACAACTGAACCCACCGACTCCCTGA
- a CDS encoding ABC transporter permease, which yields MISGAPSQIHPRLRRVFTERVEGLERTGVQARFYFQTIASTRDALVHYHTELIRLIAQMSLGTGALAIIGGTVVIVGFLTLSTGALVAVQGYNQFANVGVEALTGFASAYFNVRLIAPVIAGIALAATIGAGATAQLGAMRINEEIDALEVIGVRSIAYLASNRVLAGVIVVIPLYCIAMLSAFFAARFGTTFFYGQSSGVYDHYFNTFLNPQDIIWSFLQAVLMAVVIMLVHTYYGYTATGGPAGVGEAVGRAVRTSMIAAVFVVLFISLAIYGQSGNFNLSG from the coding sequence ATGATCTCCGGCGCTCCGAGCCAGATTCACCCGCGCCTGCGCCGTGTGTTCACCGAACGCGTCGAGGGACTGGAACGCACAGGCGTGCAGGCCCGGTTCTACTTCCAGACGATCGCGTCGACCCGCGATGCGCTGGTGCACTACCACACCGAACTGATCCGGCTCATCGCCCAGATGAGCCTCGGCACCGGTGCGCTGGCGATTATCGGCGGAACCGTTGTCATCGTCGGCTTCCTGACATTGTCGACCGGGGCCCTCGTCGCAGTGCAGGGCTACAACCAATTCGCGAACGTCGGCGTCGAGGCGCTCACCGGGTTTGCGTCGGCGTACTTCAATGTTCGCCTCATCGCACCGGTTATCGCGGGAATCGCATTGGCGGCGACCATCGGTGCCGGCGCCACGGCGCAGCTGGGCGCGATGCGGATAAACGAGGAAATCGACGCGCTCGAGGTTATCGGTGTCCGCTCGATCGCCTATCTCGCGTCGAACCGGGTGCTGGCCGGGGTGATCGTGGTGATACCGCTGTACTGCATCGCGATGCTCAGCGCATTCTTCGCGGCGAGGTTCGGCACCACCTTCTTCTACGGTCAGTCCAGCGGTGTCTACGACCACTACTTCAACACGTTCCTCAACCCGCAGGACATCATCTGGTCGTTCCTACAGGCAGTGTTGATGGCCGTCGTCATCATGCTGGTACACACCTACTACGGCTATACCGCCACCGGCGGGCCGGCGGGCGTCGGTGAGGCCGTCGGACGCGCGGTCCGCACCTCGATGATCGCCGCCGTATTCGTTGTGTTGTTCATTTCGCTCGCCATCTACGGCCAGTCCGGCAACTTCAATCTTTCGGGATAG
- a CDS encoding MlaE family ABC transporter permease — protein sequence MTLDVLVLMPRRPFAWREFLLQAWFVARVSMLPTLMLAIPFTVLMVFTFNILLVEFGAADFSGTGAAYGTVTQIGPVVTVLVVSGAGATAMCADLGARTIREELDALRVMGINPVQSLVAPRVLAATVVATLLSSVVILVGLVGSFAFAVFVQHVTPGSFVAGLTVITGADDVVISLIKSTLFGLAAGLIACYKGISVGGGPAGVGNAVNETVVFTFIALFAINIIATAVGVEATL from the coding sequence ATGACACTCGACGTGCTGGTGCTTATGCCCCGCCGCCCGTTCGCATGGCGAGAGTTCCTGCTGCAGGCGTGGTTTGTAGCCCGGGTATCGATGTTGCCGACCTTGATGTTGGCCATCCCGTTCACGGTGTTGATGGTGTTCACCTTCAACATCCTGTTGGTGGAGTTCGGTGCGGCAGACTTCTCCGGCACCGGTGCGGCGTACGGAACGGTCACCCAGATCGGCCCGGTGGTGACCGTGCTGGTGGTGTCGGGTGCCGGCGCCACCGCGATGTGCGCCGATTTGGGTGCCCGCACCATTCGAGAAGAGCTCGACGCACTGCGGGTGATGGGCATCAATCCGGTGCAATCGCTGGTCGCTCCCCGCGTGCTGGCCGCGACCGTGGTCGCGACACTGTTGTCGTCGGTCGTCATCCTGGTGGGTCTGGTCGGAAGCTTCGCCTTCGCAGTGTTCGTACAGCACGTCACCCCGGGGTCTTTCGTCGCCGGGCTGACGGTGATCACCGGCGCCGACGACGTGGTCATCTCGCTGATCAAGTCAACGCTGTTCGGGTTGGCGGCCGGCCTGATCGCCTGCTACAAGGGCATTTCCGTCGGTGGGGGCCCCGCCGGTGTTGGCAATGCGGTCAACGAGACCGTGGTGTTCACCTTCATAGCACTGTTCGCGATCAACATCATCGCGACCGCGGTGGGGGTGGAGGCGACGCTATGA
- a CDS encoding PaaI family thioesterase — translation MTQQPASDRLAWIGNDSVAQPLTDTGVVMCGACTAQRRCRLGVQRERLDGEVALFDLHCPRDHEGGPNVAHGGWTASVMDEMLGHVPLLHRQMTVTATLTVNFVKPVPVERRLRARAWVDRVEGSKWFVSGELLLPPSDAVLATATGIWVARDPSHFARHEKWLAEQGSVPTDSAGDAG, via the coding sequence ATGACACAGCAGCCAGCCAGCGACCGTCTGGCGTGGATCGGCAACGACTCCGTGGCCCAGCCGCTCACCGATACCGGTGTGGTGATGTGTGGCGCCTGCACCGCGCAGCGGCGCTGCCGCCTCGGGGTGCAGCGCGAGCGGCTCGACGGTGAGGTGGCCCTGTTCGACCTGCACTGTCCGCGTGATCACGAGGGCGGACCCAACGTCGCGCACGGCGGTTGGACCGCCTCGGTGATGGATGAGATGCTCGGTCACGTTCCGCTGCTGCACCGCCAGATGACCGTGACCGCGACGCTGACCGTCAACTTCGTCAAACCCGTTCCGGTGGAACGCCGGCTGCGGGCGCGGGCCTGGGTCGACAGGGTCGAGGGTTCGAAGTGGTTCGTGTCGGGGGAGTTGCTGCTGCCGCCGAGCGACGCCGTGCTGGCCACCGCGACCGGGATCTGGGTGGCGCGCGACCCGTCGCATTTCGCCCGCCACGAGAAGTGGCTTGCCGAACAGGGTTCGGTCCCGACCGACTCGGCCGGCGACGCCGGCTGA
- a CDS encoding SDR family NAD(P)-dependent oxidoreductase, whose translation MTVLDKFRLDDKVVIVTGASSGLGVSFAEACAQAGADVVLAARRVEKLGATAELVRKAGRRALTVQTDVVDPEQCTALVDAAMNEFGRVDVLVNNAGVGTAVPATRETPEEFRQVIDVNLNGSYWAAQACARVMQPGSSIVNIASILGITTAGLPQAAYSASKAAVIGLTRDLAQQWGSRKGIRVNAIAPGFFESEMTDQYKPGYLEQTIASRTVLQRKGDPTELAATLVWLTSPAGGYVTGQTIIVDGGVTIT comes from the coding sequence ATGACGGTTCTGGACAAGTTTCGGCTGGACGACAAGGTGGTCATCGTCACCGGCGCCTCGTCGGGCCTCGGCGTGTCCTTCGCCGAAGCCTGCGCGCAGGCCGGCGCCGATGTGGTGTTGGCGGCCCGCCGTGTCGAGAAACTCGGCGCCACAGCCGAACTGGTCCGCAAGGCGGGGCGGCGGGCGCTGACCGTGCAGACCGATGTGGTCGACCCGGAGCAGTGCACGGCCCTGGTCGACGCGGCGATGAACGAGTTCGGGCGCGTCGATGTGCTGGTCAACAACGCCGGGGTGGGCACCGCGGTACCGGCCACCCGGGAGACCCCTGAGGAGTTCCGGCAGGTCATCGATGTCAACCTGAACGGGTCGTACTGGGCCGCACAGGCGTGTGCGCGCGTCATGCAGCCGGGCAGCTCGATCGTCAACATCGCCAGCATCCTCGGGATCACCACCGCGGGTCTGCCGCAGGCGGCCTACAGCGCCAGCAAGGCGGCCGTCATCGGGTTGACCCGAGATCTGGCCCAGCAGTGGGGATCCCGGAAAGGCATCCGGGTCAACGCGATCGCGCCCGGCTTCTTCGAATCGGAGATGACCGACCAGTACAAGCCGGGTTACCTGGAGCAGACCATCGCCAGCCGTACGGTGCTGCAGCGCAAGGGCGATCCCACCGAGCTCGCCGCCACCCTGGTGTGGCTGACCTCGCCGGCCGGCGGTTACGTCACCGGGCAGACCATCATCGTCGACGGCGGGGTGACGATCACCTGA
- a CDS encoding PucR family transcriptional regulator has protein sequence MVTLDRLVNVLGSYGVGLRFCPIPRSTELSSVVIRENVEGRPVTGDVLLAIGARSVKEAVQWAAAARASVVLLRGGDREHTFSGIDEGVAVMVVDPSVSWSELAAVVYGLVLEGRETEAGRGPTDLFALADSLAETTGGAVTIEDRLSRVLAYSRMQENADQARVATILGRQAPESLREYFESRGVFAHLSASDEPLFLEPDAAHGLAGRMVVAVRSGRELMGSVWVACTEPLTGPPLSALVDGARTVALHLLRSRASADLERQVESDLVIRLLQGSPDAAAAARRLGLPNRPMRVIAVRAFIDGDRDSALLLAFERATTGFGWSRPGRSALDGNTVYTLLPGEPAAIARRWIAGLRAALPDAATVVAGISKPAAVGDLAAARQEADECLALHELAPHRTEPPAYDESWDRILLHRLRTAARSGRSPDRGPVAELRRHDAEHGTEYVATLRAWLEAMGDIAAAGHRLGVHENTVRYRLRKMAELTELRLDDPDKRLAMMIEIAALGPD, from the coding sequence GTGGTCACCCTGGACCGGCTGGTCAACGTGCTGGGCAGCTACGGTGTCGGCCTGCGATTCTGCCCGATTCCCCGGTCCACCGAGCTGAGCAGCGTGGTGATCCGCGAGAACGTCGAGGGCCGGCCGGTGACCGGCGATGTGCTGCTGGCGATCGGGGCCCGGTCGGTCAAGGAGGCCGTGCAGTGGGCGGCGGCCGCACGAGCGTCGGTGGTGCTGCTGCGCGGCGGCGATCGGGAGCACACGTTCTCCGGTATCGACGAGGGCGTAGCCGTCATGGTGGTCGACCCGTCGGTGTCGTGGAGCGAGTTGGCCGCTGTGGTCTACGGGCTGGTGCTCGAGGGCCGGGAGACCGAGGCGGGCCGGGGTCCCACGGACCTGTTCGCACTCGCCGACAGCCTCGCCGAGACCACCGGCGGCGCGGTGACCATCGAGGACCGCCTGTCGCGGGTGCTGGCGTACTCGCGGATGCAGGAGAACGCCGACCAGGCCCGGGTGGCGACGATCCTCGGCCGGCAGGCTCCCGAGTCGCTGCGCGAATACTTCGAATCACGTGGCGTTTTCGCGCATCTGAGCGCCTCGGACGAACCGTTGTTTCTCGAGCCGGACGCCGCACACGGGCTGGCCGGACGCATGGTGGTGGCGGTCCGGTCCGGGCGGGAGCTGATGGGTTCGGTGTGGGTGGCCTGTACCGAGCCGTTGACCGGGCCGCCGCTTTCGGCGCTGGTCGACGGGGCGCGCACGGTGGCGCTGCATCTGCTGCGGTCCCGTGCCAGTGCGGATCTCGAGCGGCAGGTCGAATCCGACCTGGTGATCCGCCTGCTGCAGGGCAGCCCCGACGCCGCCGCGGCGGCCAGGCGGCTGGGCCTGCCGAATCGGCCGATGCGGGTGATCGCGGTGCGGGCGTTCATCGACGGCGACCGTGACTCGGCGTTGTTGCTGGCGTTCGAGCGGGCCACCACCGGCTTCGGCTGGTCGCGTCCGGGCCGCAGCGCGCTGGACGGCAACACCGTCTACACCCTGTTGCCCGGCGAGCCCGCGGCGATCGCGCGGCGCTGGATCGCCGGATTGCGTGCGGCACTGCCCGATGCCGCCACCGTGGTGGCGGGAATCAGCAAGCCGGCCGCGGTCGGCGATCTCGCGGCGGCCCGCCAGGAGGCCGACGAGTGTCTGGCGCTGCACGAACTGGCGCCGCACCGGACCGAGCCGCCGGCCTACGACGAGTCCTGGGATCGGATCCTGCTGCACCGGCTGCGCACCGCCGCCCGGTCGGGCCGCTCCCCGGACCGCGGCCCGGTCGCCGAACTGCGCCGCCACGACGCCGAGCACGGCACCGAGTACGTGGCCACCCTGCGGGCCTGGCTGGAGGCGATGGGGGACATCGCCGCGGCCGGCCACCGGCTGGGCGTCCACGAGAACACCGTCCGCTACCGGCTGCGCAAGATGGCCGAGCTCACCGAGCTGCGCCTCGACGACCCGGACAAGCGGCTGGCCATGATGATCGAGATCGCCGCCCTCGGCCCGGACTGA
- a CDS encoding NAD(P)/FAD-dependent oxidoreductase produces MVGRTAGSPRTAVVVGAGIVGLSTAWFLQERGVEVTVVDREGVAAGASWGNAGWISPALTIPLNSPAVLRYGLRSLLDPAAPLHIPFTPDRALAAFLLRFAANCRRSSWRRAAQAGVPLNEECIEAYDVLVANGVDAPVTDAAITALFRSTAAAEHLVAELRDLEQVGQTISFTALSGAALREQVPLASAEVTAAISVNGQRYIDPGRFVHALADSVRQRGGVIRTLEVRDVIGTGGRATVYGRDGEALTADVAVIAAGAWLNRLRAPRLRVSVQAGRGYSFTVPVDRPVPGPIYLPDVRVACTPYRGALRVAGTMEFRDPDDPLIHERVTAIVSTASPLLDGVRWHDRTDVWVGPRPVTPDGRPLVGEVSPGVYVAAGHGMWGLAHGPITGRLLAEQITTGKQPEALRGFDPLRKPGG; encoded by the coding sequence ATGGTCGGACGCACCGCCGGCAGCCCCCGCACCGCGGTCGTGGTGGGGGCCGGCATCGTCGGGCTGTCGACGGCCTGGTTCCTGCAGGAGCGCGGCGTCGAGGTCACCGTCGTGGACCGGGAGGGAGTGGCCGCCGGGGCCTCCTGGGGCAACGCCGGGTGGATCAGCCCGGCCCTGACCATTCCGCTGAACTCCCCGGCGGTGCTGCGCTACGGGCTGCGGTCGCTGCTGGATCCGGCGGCGCCGCTGCACATCCCGTTCACCCCCGACCGCGCGCTGGCGGCGTTTCTGCTCCGGTTCGCGGCGAACTGCCGGCGCTCGTCGTGGCGGCGCGCCGCGCAGGCCGGCGTGCCGCTCAACGAGGAATGCATCGAGGCCTACGACGTGCTGGTCGCCAACGGCGTCGACGCCCCGGTCACCGACGCCGCGATCACCGCGCTGTTCCGCAGCACCGCGGCCGCCGAGCACCTGGTGGCCGAACTGCGGGATCTCGAGCAGGTAGGACAGACGATCTCGTTCACCGCGCTCAGCGGTGCGGCGCTGCGCGAACAGGTGCCGCTGGCGTCCGCCGAGGTCACCGCGGCCATCAGCGTCAACGGGCAGCGCTACATCGACCCGGGCCGGTTCGTGCACGCGCTGGCCGACTCCGTCCGGCAACGGGGTGGGGTCATCCGGACCCTCGAGGTGCGCGATGTCATCGGCACGGGCGGCCGTGCGACCGTGTACGGCCGTGACGGCGAGGCGTTGACCGCCGATGTCGCGGTGATCGCGGCCGGCGCCTGGCTCAACCGGCTGCGCGCCCCGCGGTTGCGGGTGTCGGTGCAGGCCGGCCGCGGCTACTCGTTCACGGTGCCGGTCGACCGGCCGGTCCCGGGGCCGATCTATCTGCCCGACGTCCGCGTCGCGTGCACGCCGTACCGTGGCGCGCTGCGGGTCGCCGGCACGATGGAGTTCCGCGACCCGGACGACCCGTTGATCCACGAGCGGGTCACCGCCATCGTCTCCACCGCGAGCCCACTGCTGGACGGGGTGCGCTGGCACGATCGGACCGACGTGTGGGTCGGGCCGCGGCCGGTGACTCCCGACGGCCGTCCGCTGGTCGGCGAGGTGTCGCCAGGTGTCTACGTCGCCGCCGGACACGGCATGTGGGGTCTGGCGCACGGGCCGATCACCGGCCGCCTGCTGGCCGAACAGATCACCACCGGCAAACAACCCGAGGCGCTCCGCGGGTTCGACCCGCTACGAAAGCCCGGCGGTTAG